Genomic segment of Eupeodes corollae chromosome 2, idEupCoro1.1, whole genome shotgun sequence:
CAgagacaaaaagaagaaaaaacgaaaacatcAAAGTTCTGAATCGGATTCGGAGGATTCCGACTCGTCGTCTTCTTCATCATCTTCTGCAAATGAGAAGAAATCCGTTAAGAAACGGAAGCACCACGAAACAGaagaaacaaaatccaaaaaccGAAGAAGAAAGAACTCGGACGGTGATGAATCTGGGAAAGAAGCACATAAGCCATCAGATGGCAGGCGAAATTCTGTAGGTCCCAGTGGTAGGCGATCAAGGTCTATAGAGCGTGGAAGCGATGGAGGAAACTGCTCAAAATGGGACAGTCCAGGCAGGGAAGGACGACGGGCAGGAAGAGGAGGATACCAAAACAATCGTTACGTCGACCGAAGAGGCGGCAATAACTGGAATCGTGGATATAACAACAATGATTGGCGCGACAATCGTGACAATGGTTATCGAAATAGAGACGGATTCGGTGGCAATCGCGATTGGGGCAGAGATCGGCGAGACGACGGCAATTCAAATCGAGGAGGACGTAACTACGGAGACGATAGAGGATGGAACGATGATAGAGGTGCTCGGAATGATGACAGAGGTGGACGCAATGATGAACGAGGACGCAACGACGACAGAGGAGGAAGAAATGAACAGAAGGACAGACGACAAGATGATAAGGAGAAAGATCGAAACGATAGAGATCGTCAACCTGACCGTGATCGTGACTCTGGACGGCGGTAAGTTTGTGTTGGCGCTTTGATTTTGGTGTGGTTTTAATTCTCCTCTTTCTTACAGCCGGAGTCGAAGCCGAAGCCCGAAAAGACCCCGAAATTTCCCACGCCGAAACAATGGTGATGATGATAAAGAATTCGAGTGGGGTGGGAGAAAGGAcgagaaaaatgtcaaaaaggaAGAAGAGCAAAGTCCTGTTGAGAAGGAAAAACCCAATTTCGCTCTGAGTGGCAAATTGACTGAGGACACCAACACCGTGAACGGTGTTGTAGTCAAATATGCGGAGCCGCCAGAGGCCCGTAAACCCAAGCGCCGGTGGCGATTGTACCCATTCAAGGGCGAGAAAGCCCTTCCGACTTTGCACATTCACCGACAAAGTTGTTTCCTAATCGGTCGAGATCGCAAAGTATGTGACTTGCCCGTAGACCACCCCTCTTGTTCTAAACAGCATGCAGCTCTACAATACCGATTGGTTCCGTTCGAACGAGAAGACGGCTCGACAGGGCGCCGAGTTCGGCCGTACGTTATTGATCTGGAGTCTGCAAATGGAACATTCTTGAATAGCAAGAAGATCGACCCAAGAAGGTATGTCGAGCTGATAGAGAAGGACGTTCTAAAGTTTGGCTTCAGTTCGAGGGAATATGTGCTTTTGCACGAGAACAGTAAAGAggatgaagatgacgatgacgtGAAGCAAGAAGATGATGGTATTCAAGTTAAAGAGGAGCCAGAGTAGGCACACGCTGGACGATTGGAATacattttgtcttataaaagaTTGTATTAATAACTCGCCCACTTTCCCCCTCTTGTATATTTTTGCAGAGGAAATAAAGACAAATCTATTCCCTGTATGTTttgatttagtttattttacaatttattttttatactttttcttcgttttatcgataagttaaaaatttaattgaaattcgcAGCCCTACATAGCGAAGCAAAAGCTTTAGCAGGCGTACATCATTAAATGAAATGTAAACAAGCTCCAAAAAGTATGGAAAACTGTTTTCAACGTGGTTCTAACAACTAACACTTTTAGTCGAAGTGAACACCCAAAATTTTACATGCACTACTCTaaatcatagaggaaatatattatcagCAAGCATAACTAGGACATTGATTAAAATGTTAGCAAAATTAACTCCACCCGGAAGAAGATCGCAGACATCATCTATGAACAGGTAAATAATAATGGGCTGAGGATacaaccttgaggaacacctgaagttgtttcaaatcgatttgaaaatgtGATACCGTCCCATACCCTTGCATTTGTTGACGAAATAAAACTTGCATGGAGAAACTTTCGTGACAAACCAATACAAGAGAGTATGTAAATTAAAGCTTGTCTattgactttatcaaatgcagctttaaaatcaacaaagcaaGTGTATAGTTTATTTTTCCTATCTTTAAATTGTTGAGCAATGCTAGAAATGGCAAAGATATGATCCATGGTTGAAAAACCTGGGCGGAAACCGGCTTGAAAGATGCTCAAAAGACTGCTATCCTCAATCCATTTTGTGAGCCTTTCATATAGGATTGtagtaaaagtttttgttattgaatttaaaattgaaatatctcTATAA
This window contains:
- the LOC129947262 gene encoding uncharacterized protein LOC129947262, with product MSKSKKKHREHKTDSEKHHDEDANDSVNSDSSGSESSSSSSYSSSSSSLGEEKKSRKKSTTKSKSTTKNSSSRDKKKKKRKHQSSESDSEDSDSSSSSSSSANEKKSVKKRKHHETEETKSKNRRRKNSDGDESGKEAHKPSDGRRNSVGPSGRRSRSIERGSDGGNCSKWDSPGREGRRAGRGGYQNNRYVDRRGGNNWNRGYNNNDWRDNRDNGYRNRDGFGGNRDWGRDRRDDGNSNRGGRNYGDDRGWNDDRGARNDDRGGRNDERGRNDDRGGRNEQKDRRQDDKEKDRNDRDRQPDRDRDSGRRRSRSRSPKRPRNFPRRNNGDDDKEFEWGGRKDEKNVKKEEEQSPVEKEKPNFALSGKLTEDTNTVNGVVVKYAEPPEARKPKRRWRLYPFKGEKALPTLHIHRQSCFLIGRDRKVCDLPVDHPSCSKQHAALQYRLVPFEREDGSTGRRVRPYVIDLESANGTFLNSKKIDPRRYVELIEKDVLKFGFSSREYVLLHENSKEDEDDDDVKQEDDGIQVKEEPE